A genomic window from Bacillus solimangrovi includes:
- a CDS encoding DoxX family protein yields the protein MNKNHEIGGFIIRIVLGIIFLVHGWMKFAGGIGNTVGMFESMGMPAFVAYFTAIVELGGGLALIIGLGTRIAAALIAIIMFGAIATVKIHAGFLGNGQMAGFEFDLALAAMAIYLTLAGSSFLAVDKLWGSPRQVEK from the coding sequence AAATTGGTGGATTCATAATCCGCATTGTTCTAGGGATAATCTTCTTAGTACATGGTTGGATGAAATTTGCTGGAGGTATTGGAAACACAGTTGGGATGTTCGAGTCGATGGGTATGCCAGCGTTTGTTGCTTACTTTACAGCAATCGTAGAATTAGGAGGTGGTTTAGCACTAATCATTGGACTAGGAACAAGAATAGCAGCAGCACTAATCGCCATAATTATGTTTGGTGCAATAGCAACTGTGAAAATTCATGCAGGTTTCTTAGGTAATGGACAAATGGCAGGTTTTGAATTTGACCTTGCGTTAGCAGCAATGGCAATCTATCTTACTTTGGCAGGAAGTTCATTCCTAGCTGTAGATAAACTCTGGGGGTCTCCCAGGCAAGTTGAAAAATAG
- a CDS encoding FMN-dependent NADH-azoreductase translates to MSTVLVVKANPKETEHSFSLRLTESFLNEYKQVNPNDEVIELDLYKQGVPFIDADVLSAWGKFAAGGELTATELEKVGKIDALTEQFIAADKVVFEAPMWNFSFPPFLKAYIDTISIAGKTFKYTEHGPVGLLDDKPVVLFEARGGVYSEGPAKGLDHTESYLRTVMNFVGIESFKAIVAEGMAQAPEQAEEIYTEVEKQAVELAKTF, encoded by the coding sequence ATGTCAACAGTATTAGTAGTAAAAGCAAATCCAAAGGAAACTGAGCACTCATTCTCATTGCGTTTAACAGAAAGCTTCCTAAACGAATATAAACAGGTAAATCCAAATGATGAAGTAATTGAACTAGACCTATACAAACAAGGCGTACCATTTATTGATGCAGACGTATTATCAGCATGGGGAAAATTCGCAGCTGGTGGCGAGCTAACAGCTACTGAACTAGAGAAAGTTGGTAAAATCGATGCGCTAACTGAGCAGTTCATCGCAGCAGACAAAGTCGTATTCGAAGCACCAATGTGGAACTTCAGCTTTCCACCATTCTTGAAAGCATACATTGATACAATTTCAATCGCAGGTAAAACATTCAAATATACAGAACATGGTCCAGTTGGTCTATTAGATGACAAACCAGTTGTATTATTCGAAGCACGTGGTGGCGTATATTCTGAAGGCCCTGCAAAAGGACTTGATCACACTGAAAGCTACTTAAGAACAGTAATGAACTTCGTAGGTATTGAAAGTTTCAAGGCGATTGTGGCAGAAGGCATGGCACAAGCACCTGAACAAGCAGAAGAAATCTACACAGAAGTTGAGAAACAAGCAGTCGAGCTAGCGAAAACATTCTAA